The Methyloferula stellata AR4 genome includes a window with the following:
- a CDS encoding outer membrane protein: MTQSTEKRLLASGCLAAFGLALTVLFAGAGEAKAADLAPVPEVQIVPAAPDWTGFYVGGHMGLADAFTHYDYSTLFSGALNNHTRIGRINGAAPGGYAGFNYQFGAIVLGVEGDATFTNGAFRLNGASIDFLQTSNLISTVSGRAGLVVTPDTMVYGRVGYSRIQLAGVQGFGGPGSNFHHTVPGTQTGLGIEHLITNNFALRIEGTYTKSDSDLVLNQGFDHYRPSFFQVTVGLAFKLDPLPHSTALPVISWANPFISPDPRWTSIYGGGLLGIGAGQVSRYDKIFGLMGPYSDLRFAKGFLAGGDIQLLHYFVVGAAVDTIWTNSTFDDDVGAGLNPVVHRFAHIDRVSAVTGRLGFLVSPTILLYGKVGPAEIRFVPEQAYFAAINPSVKTSGHDFSAIQGGLGMETLIADHVALRIEGLYTRANHSVVIDGLQPAQTTLQPSTMTGALGLVVKY, from the coding sequence ATGACGCAAAGCACGGAAAAGCGCCTGCTGGCTTCCGGCTGTCTTGCAGCATTTGGGTTGGCCCTCACCGTCCTTTTCGCCGGTGCGGGGGAAGCTAAGGCCGCCGACCTCGCGCCTGTGCCCGAGGTTCAGATCGTCCCGGCCGCGCCGGATTGGACGGGCTTTTATGTCGGCGGCCATATGGGCCTTGCCGATGCGTTTACGCATTACGATTACTCGACCCTGTTTTCCGGCGCGCTGAACAATCATACAAGGATCGGGCGCATCAATGGTGCGGCGCCAGGCGGCTACGCAGGCTTCAACTATCAGTTCGGCGCCATCGTTCTCGGCGTCGAAGGTGACGCCACGTTCACAAATGGCGCGTTCCGGCTCAATGGCGCGAGCATCGATTTTCTGCAGACATCCAATCTGATTTCCACCGTCTCCGGCCGCGCCGGCCTTGTTGTTACGCCGGACACGATGGTCTACGGCCGCGTGGGCTACAGCCGCATTCAGCTCGCGGGCGTTCAAGGTTTTGGAGGCCCTGGATCCAATTTCCATCACACGGTTCCCGGGACGCAGACCGGCCTTGGGATCGAACATCTGATTACCAATAATTTCGCGCTTCGGATCGAGGGAACTTATACCAAGAGCGATTCCGATCTTGTTCTTAATCAGGGTTTCGATCATTACCGGCCGTCATTCTTCCAAGTCACCGTCGGTCTCGCCTTCAAACTCGATCCTTTGCCGCATTCGACGGCGCTGCCGGTCATCAGCTGGGCTAATCCCTTCATTTCGCCCGATCCGCGTTGGACGTCCATCTATGGCGGCGGCCTCCTAGGCATTGGGGCGGGGCAGGTCAGCCGCTATGACAAGATATTCGGGCTCATGGGCCCTTATTCGGACTTGCGTTTTGCCAAGGGTTTCCTGGCTGGCGGCGATATTCAACTCCTGCATTATTTCGTCGTCGGCGCGGCCGTCGACACGATCTGGACGAATTCCACCTTCGACGACGATGTGGGGGCCGGGCTTAATCCGGTGGTGCATCGCTTCGCTCACATCGACCGGGTATCCGCTGTCACGGGGCGCCTTGGCTTTCTGGTCAGCCCGACCATTCTCCTTTATGGAAAGGTCGGCCCGGCTGAGATCAGATTCGTGCCGGAGCAGGCCTATTTCGCGGCGATCAATCCGTCTGTGAAAACCAGCGGCCATGATTTCTCGGCTATTCAAGGCGGTCTCGGCATGGAAACATTGATCGCCGATCATGTCGCTTTGCGGATTGAAGGGCTCTATACGCGCGCCAACCATTCGGTCGTGATAGACGGATTGCAGCCGGCGCAAACGACCTTGCAGCCATCCACCATGACTGGCGCGCTTGGCCTCGTCGTGAAATATTGA
- a CDS encoding DUF3467 domain-containing protein — protein MTTSEKQNKPAASPAGGTTPAQIRWIEAAMQTAFANVVNVQSTREQVDLFFGTNRTWNPETGGEVTVDLSHRIILTPFAAKRLATVLGNVLSEYESRFGAIDISA, from the coding sequence ATGACAACATCCGAGAAGCAAAATAAGCCGGCGGCCTCACCGGCGGGCGGGACCACACCCGCGCAAATCCGCTGGATCGAAGCCGCCATGCAGACGGCATTTGCCAATGTGGTTAACGTTCAGAGCACGCGCGAGCAGGTGGATCTTTTCTTCGGAACCAACCGCACCTGGAACCCCGAAACCGGCGGCGAGGTCACGGTCGATCTGAGCCATCGCATTATCCTGACTCCGTTCGCCGCAAAAAGGCTGGCGACCGTCCTCGGCAACGTCTTGAGCGAATATGAGTCGCGATTCGGCGCCATTGACATTTCTGCTTGA
- a CDS encoding methyltransferase, translated as MIDQLEAGACSFNQLPVRNVAGRQMLVELLTANNIIRMDVEQIGLTSSFRTALAFRELLEAKIAFAEEVAKDISLYLPSLIDNLPHFMGSSTTFQLFRYDRCFEATPANLELARRWMRFTTALTRHEGRVLADHLDLQGNTHLLDIGGNSGELALQLCKAFPELKVTSFDLPVVCQIGLENVRTRAGHERIAFQAGDMRRDDLPCHMDVVTLKSVLHDWPEDHAGTLLRKAAQSLRPGGRLVIFERAPLHALNGLSYAQLANLVFFPFFRPADLYLQILAALPFTEVHHEIIRLEMDFHLITARKAA; from the coding sequence ATGATCGACCAGCTTGAGGCGGGGGCATGTTCATTTAATCAGCTTCCTGTTCGCAATGTCGCTGGTCGCCAAATGCTTGTTGAGCTCCTCACCGCAAATAACATCATCCGGATGGATGTGGAGCAGATAGGTCTGACTTCGTCTTTTCGTACGGCCCTTGCGTTTCGCGAGCTTCTTGAAGCGAAGATCGCATTCGCAGAAGAAGTTGCGAAAGACATTAGTCTATATCTTCCATCCCTAATCGATAATTTGCCACATTTCATGGGAAGTTCCACGACCTTCCAGCTTTTCCGCTACGATCGTTGTTTCGAGGCCACACCTGCGAACCTGGAGCTGGCGCGACGCTGGATGCGGTTCACGACCGCCCTCACGCGCCACGAGGGTCGCGTTCTGGCAGATCATCTCGATCTTCAGGGCAACACGCATCTTCTCGACATCGGAGGCAATAGCGGCGAGTTGGCGCTTCAACTTTGCAAGGCTTTTCCTGAGCTGAAAGTGACATCCTTCGATTTGCCGGTCGTCTGCCAGATCGGCCTCGAAAATGTGCGAACCCGCGCCGGGCATGAGCGAATCGCCTTCCAGGCCGGAGATATGCGGCGCGACGACCTGCCATGTCATATGGATGTCGTGACTCTGAAATCTGTTCTTCATGACTGGCCCGAAGACCATGCAGGCACCCTGCTCCGAAAAGCGGCCCAATCCCTTCGGCCGGGCGGCAGGCTTGTGATCTTCGAACGCGCGCCCTTACACGCGCTAAACGGCCTATCCTATGCGCAGCTTGCGAATCTCGTATTCTTTCCCTTCTTTCGGCCCGCGGACCTCTATTTGCAGATCCTGGCGGCGCTGCCTTTCACCGAAGTGCATCACGAGATCATCCGCCTGGAGATGGATTTCCATCTGATCACGGCGCGGAAAGCCGCATAG